Genomic segment of Candidatus Protochlamydia amoebophila UWE25:
GATTATCGAATTATCAGTCGAAAAGTCTGATATTGGAAAAATTATAGGGAAAAAAGGTAAGACCATTAATGCGATCCGTACTCTATTGATGTCTGTTGCAAGTCGCAATGGTATTCGCGTTAATTTGGAAATCTTAGAAGAAAATTCTAGACCCGAATAATTTCTATTTAAGGATGTAAGAAATAAGTTTGCTTATTTCTTATGCTATTTGTCAGAAATAGTCTTACTGTATTAATTACAGCTATATTTCTGACAAATAGTATTCACTTATCTCGCTCAATTTTCACATAATCTAAACTAAATTTGAAGATGATTAGTTTTTCCTAGAGAGTTTTCATCTTAGTACACTATTCCTAATTTTTCACTAAATTTTATTTTAGCTCCCTATAAACGACTAAAAAATCTGTTTTGAAATTAGGAAATAACATTTTAATTTTTGGTTAAAAGAAGAATTAGGTTAAACGAGGTAAAAAGGGTGTAACCATCGATTTTCGAGAATTTAGCGCTCCTGCTTTAAATCTTAGAATCGCTAATGACATTCCTTTCTGAGATTCGTTCACAATTTTCTGAGGAATATGAGGGAAATGAGAGGAAAAAATGATTTGATAATTTTGGGCATTAGGTCCTAAGAATTCTACTGACATGTTTTCTACAAAGCTTTTAGCGACTGTTTGAAAGCCTGTTAGAAAAGAATTTAAATGATCACTTGCTTGTAGCGTATTTGGAATCCAAAACCAAAGTTCATCTTGATGAGAATACGGGCCAATTTGATTGCGATAAACTTCTTCGGAACTCGCAATAGTACTGATCATGTGCAGATGTAAATCAATCTCTGGTTTATCCCGATTAATTTCCCTAGATTTATTCAACCAAGTTGAGCGGATACTTTGAGCATGTTCAAGGAAGAAAGGAAAATTAAACGCAAACATTTTTGTTTGTCCAACCCGTGCACAACCATTTTGTTCTTTAGCATCTAAAAAGATGTTAGAATAGCACCCTTCCACACAGAGCTGTAAGTTTTTTTGAACAGAAGATTCTCTGAGGTCATAAATCTTCTTATAAAATTGATACATATCTTGTTGTTGGAGAATTCGTTGCGCGGCTATTTTTGTGAATTTTTTATCAAGGGGAATGTCATCAAAATGTATAATCTCTGTTTCATAGCCCATGGATAAAGATTTTAAACGGTTGAGAAGTTGGGCAATGCAAAACAAATCCCGGTTTGAAACTTTTGTCAAAAGATCTGTATCAT
This window contains:
- a CDS encoding KH domain-containing protein is translated as MKEFVAYIVKNLVDHPDKVKINEIGGTQTLIIELSVEKSDIGKIIGKKGKTINAIRTLLMSVASRNGIRVNLEILEENSRPE